A genomic window from Rhizobium sp. 007 includes:
- a CDS encoding 2-oxoglutarate dehydrogenase E1 component, translating to MARQEANEQFQITSFLDGANAAYIEQLYARYEEDPSSVDDQWRTFFKALEDDPNDVKKAAKGASWRKKNWPIQAGGDLVSALDGDWGAVEKVIETKVKAKAEAAGKPTDGADILQATRDSVRAIMMIRAYRMRGHLHAKLDPLGIAAPVEDYKELSPEAYGFSAADYDRKIFIDNVLGLEYATIPQMIEILERTYCSTLGVEFMHMSNPEEKAWVQERIEGPDKGVAFTPEGKKAILAKLVEAEGYEQFLDVKFKGTKRFGLDGGESLIPALEQILKRGGHLGLKEAVFGMAHRGRLNVLSQVMGKPHRAIFHEFKGGSYAPDEVEGSGDVKYHLGASSDREFDGNKVHVSLTANPSHLEIVDPVVMGKARAKQDMSATVWEGDVIPLSERAKILPLLIHGDAAFAGQGVIAEILGLSGLRGHRVAGTMHVIINNQIGFTTNPAFSRSSPYPSDVAKMIEAPIFHVNGDDPEAVVYAAKIATEFRMKFHKPVVIDMFCYRRYGHNEGDEPSFTQPKMYKVIRGHKTVFQLYAERLVAQGLLTEGEVEKMKADWRAHLEQEFEAGQSYKPNKADWLDGEWSGLRTADNADEQRRGKTAVPMKQLKEIGRKLSEVPAGFNAHRTIQRFMENRANMIQTGEGIDWAMGEALAFGALCLEGHKIRLSGQDCERGTFSQRHSVLYDQETEARYIPLANLSPTQARYEVINSMLSEEAVLGFEYGYSLARPNALTLWEAQFGDFANGAQVVFDQFISSGERKWLRMSGLVCLLPHGYEGQGPEHSSARLERFLQLCAEDNMQVANVTTPANNFHILRRQLKRDFRKPLILMTPKSLLRHKRAVSSLAEMAGESSFHRLLWDDAEVIKDGPIKLQKDNKIRRVVMCSGKVYYDLLEEREKRGIDDVYLLRVEQLYPFPAKALINELSRFRNAEMVWCQEEPKNMGAWSFIDPYLEWVLAHIDAKYQRVRYTGRPAAASPATGLMSKHLSQLAAFLEDALGG from the coding sequence ATGGCACGGCAAGAAGCCAACGAGCAGTTTCAGATCACTTCGTTTCTGGATGGCGCCAATGCTGCCTATATCGAGCAGCTCTATGCGCGCTACGAAGAGGATCCATCATCGGTCGACGATCAGTGGCGGACTTTCTTCAAGGCGCTGGAAGACGATCCGAACGATGTGAAGAAGGCGGCCAAGGGCGCTTCCTGGCGCAAGAAGAATTGGCCGATTCAGGCCGGCGGCGATCTTGTATCTGCGCTCGACGGTGATTGGGGCGCGGTCGAGAAGGTCATCGAAACCAAGGTGAAGGCAAAGGCCGAAGCTGCCGGCAAGCCGACCGACGGCGCTGACATCCTCCAGGCGACGCGCGATTCCGTGCGTGCCATCATGATGATCCGTGCCTATCGCATGCGCGGCCATCTGCATGCCAAGCTCGATCCGCTAGGCATCGCAGCACCGGTCGAAGACTACAAGGAACTGTCGCCGGAAGCGTACGGCTTCAGCGCGGCCGACTACGATCGCAAGATCTTCATCGACAACGTGCTCGGTCTCGAATACGCGACCATTCCGCAGATGATCGAGATCCTCGAGCGAACCTATTGCTCGACTCTCGGCGTCGAGTTCATGCACATGTCCAATCCGGAAGAGAAGGCCTGGGTTCAGGAACGCATCGAAGGGCCGGACAAGGGCGTTGCGTTCACGCCGGAAGGCAAGAAGGCGATCCTTGCCAAGCTCGTCGAAGCGGAAGGCTATGAGCAGTTCCTCGACGTCAAGTTCAAGGGCACCAAGCGCTTCGGCCTCGATGGCGGTGAATCACTGATCCCGGCTCTTGAGCAGATCCTGAAGCGTGGCGGCCACCTCGGCCTGAAGGAAGCCGTGTTCGGCATGGCGCATCGCGGCCGCTTGAACGTGCTCAGCCAAGTCATGGGAAAGCCGCATCGCGCCATCTTCCATGAGTTCAAGGGTGGTTCCTATGCGCCCGACGAGGTCGAAGGTTCAGGCGACGTGAAGTACCATCTCGGTGCATCTTCCGACCGCGAATTCGACGGCAACAAGGTTCACGTTTCGCTGACGGCAAACCCTTCGCACCTTGAAATCGTCGACCCCGTCGTCATGGGCAAGGCGCGCGCCAAGCAGGACATGAGTGCTACCGTCTGGGAAGGCGATGTCATTCCGCTCTCCGAGCGCGCCAAGATTCTGCCGTTGCTGATCCACGGCGATGCGGCTTTCGCGGGCCAGGGCGTCATCGCTGAAATTCTCGGCCTTTCGGGTCTTCGCGGCCACCGTGTCGCCGGCACGATGCATGTCATCATCAACAACCAGATCGGCTTTACGACGAACCCGGCCTTCTCCCGTTCGTCGCCCTATCCGTCCGACGTTGCGAAGATGATCGAGGCCCCGATCTTCCACGTCAATGGCGACGATCCGGAAGCTGTGGTCTACGCCGCGAAAATCGCGACCGAGTTCCGCATGAAGTTCCACAAGCCGGTCGTGATAGACATGTTCTGCTACCGCCGCTACGGCCACAACGAAGGCGACGAACCGTCCTTCACCCAGCCGAAGATGTACAAGGTCATCCGTGGCCACAAGACGGTGTTCCAGCTTTACGCCGAGCGTCTTGTTGCGCAAGGCCTGCTGACCGAAGGCGAAGTCGAGAAGATGAAGGCCGACTGGCGCGCTCATCTCGAGCAGGAGTTCGAGGCCGGGCAGTCCTACAAGCCGAACAAGGCCGACTGGCTGGACGGCGAATGGTCTGGTCTGCGCACGGCCGACAACGCCGATGAGCAGCGCCGTGGCAAGACGGCCGTGCCGATGAAACAATTGAAGGAGATCGGCCGCAAGCTCTCGGAAGTGCCGGCGGGCTTCAACGCGCACCGCACGATCCAGCGCTTCATGGAAAACCGGGCCAACATGATCCAGACGGGCGAAGGCATCGACTGGGCAATGGGCGAGGCGCTCGCTTTTGGCGCACTCTGCCTCGAAGGCCATAAGATCCGCCTTTCGGGTCAGGATTGCGAACGCGGCACTTTCTCGCAGCGCCATTCGGTCCTTTACGATCAGGAGACCGAAGCGCGTTATATCCCGCTCGCCAACCTGTCGCCGACGCAGGCCCGCTACGAGGTCATCAACTCGATGCTCTCCGAAGAGGCCGTTCTCGGCTTCGAATACGGCTATTCGCTGGCGCGCCCGAACGCGCTCACGCTCTGGGAAGCGCAGTTCGGCGATTTCGCAAACGGTGCGCAGGTCGTCTTCGACCAGTTCATTTCGTCGGGCGAACGCAAGTGGCTGCGCATGTCGGGTCTCGTCTGCCTGCTGCCGCATGGTTACGAAGGTCAGGGTCCGGAACACTCTTCGGCGCGCCTGGAACGCTTCCTGCAGCTTTGTGCGGAAGACAACATGCAGGTTGCCAACGTCACGACCCCGGCGAACAACTTCCATATCCTGCGCCGTCAGTTGAAGCGCGACTTCCGCAAGCCGCTGATCCTGATGACGCCGAAGTCGTTGCTGCGCCACAAGCGGGCGGTTTCGAGCCTCGCAGAGATGGCCGGCGAATCCTCTTTCCACCGCCTTCTGTGGGATGATGCAGAGGTCATCAAGGACGGACCGATCAAGCTGCAGAAAGACAACAAGATCCGCCGCGTCGTCATGTGCTCCGGCAAGGTTTATTATGATCTTCTGGAGGAGCGCGAAAAGCGCGGTATCGACGATGTCTATCTGCTGCGCGTCGAACAGCTCTACCCGTTCCCGGCCAAGGCGCTCATCAACGAGCTCTCCCGCTTCCGCAATGCCGAAATGGTCTGGTGCCAGGAAGAGCCGAAGAACATGGGCGCATGGTCGTTCATCGATCCGTATCTCGAGTGGGTTCTTGCCCATATCGATGCGAAGTATCAGCGCGTCCGCTACACCGGACGTCCGGCTGCCGCTTCGCCGGCAACGGGCCTGATGTCCAAGCATCTGTCGCAGCTCGCTGCATTCCTTGAGGATGCGCTGGGCGGCTGA
- the sucD gene encoding succinate--CoA ligase subunit alpha: MSILVNKDTKVLVQGLTGKTGTFHTEQALAYYGTKMVGGIHPKKGGETWGSLEGEAHLPIFASVAEGKERTGADASVIYVPPAGAAEAIIEAIEAEISLIICITEGIPVEDMVKVKSKLDKSKSRLIGPNCPGVLTPEECKIGIMPGSIFKKGSVGVLSRSGTLTYEAVFQTSNEGLGQTTAVGIGGDPVKGTEFIDVLEMFLADDETKSIIMIGEIGGSAEEDAAQFLKDEAKRGRKKPMVGFIAGRTAPPGRTMGHAGAVISGGKGGAEDKIAAMEAAGITVSPSPARLGKTLVEVLKG, translated from the coding sequence ATGTCCATTCTCGTCAATAAAGACACCAAGGTCCTGGTCCAGGGGCTGACCGGCAAGACCGGCACTTTCCACACCGAGCAGGCGCTTGCCTATTACGGCACCAAGATGGTCGGCGGCATCCATCCGAAGAAGGGTGGCGAGACCTGGGGGTCGCTCGAAGGCGAAGCACATCTGCCGATCTTCGCCTCCGTTGCCGAGGGCAAGGAAAGGACCGGTGCCGACGCATCGGTGATCTATGTGCCGCCGGCCGGCGCCGCCGAGGCGATCATCGAGGCGATCGAGGCGGAAATTTCGCTCATCATCTGCATCACGGAAGGCATTCCGGTCGAGGACATGGTCAAGGTCAAGTCCAAGCTCGACAAGTCGAAGTCGCGCCTAATCGGTCCGAACTGCCCGGGTGTTTTGACGCCTGAGGAATGCAAGATCGGCATCATGCCGGGCTCCATCTTCAAAAAGGGTTCGGTCGGCGTTCTCTCGCGCTCCGGCACGCTGACCTATGAAGCCGTCTTCCAGACCTCGAATGAAGGTCTCGGCCAAACGACGGCAGTCGGCATCGGCGGCGACCCGGTCAAGGGCACCGAGTTCATCGACGTACTCGAGATGTTCCTTGCCGACGACGAAACTAAGTCGATCATCATGATCGGCGAAATCGGCGGATCGGCTGAAGAAGACGCGGCTCAGTTCCTCAAGGACGAAGCCAAGCGTGGACGCAAGAAGCCGATGGTCGGCTTCATCGCCGGGCGAACGGCACCTCCGGGCCGCACCATGGGCCATGCCGGCGCCGTGATTTCCGGCGGCAAGGGCGGCGCGGAAGACAAGATCGCGGCTATGGAAGCGGCCGGCATCACGGTGTCGCCGTCTCCGGCTCGTCTCGGCAAGACGTTGGTTGAAGTCCTCAAGGGCTAA
- a CDS encoding YciI family protein, whose protein sequence is MAYFFLRLVPPRSRFPNDATGEEMAAMERHAEYWRHNAEAGSAIAVGPVFEGEGAWGMAVVSVEDREAAKALADADPIVRSSFGFHFEILPMPSIILRPSAAGNE, encoded by the coding sequence ATGGCATATTTCTTCTTGAGACTTGTGCCGCCTCGTTCCCGCTTTCCGAACGACGCGACCGGGGAGGAAATGGCTGCGATGGAACGGCATGCCGAATATTGGCGCCACAACGCAGAAGCGGGATCGGCAATTGCTGTCGGCCCCGTCTTCGAGGGCGAAGGCGCCTGGGGTATGGCGGTCGTTTCAGTCGAGGATCGGGAGGCCGCAAAGGCGCTCGCCGATGCCGATCCGATCGTCCGCTCCAGTTTCGGTTTCCACTTCGAAATTTTACCAATGCCCTCGATCATTCTCCGGCCGTCTGCTGCCGGAAACGAATAA
- the odhB gene encoding 2-oxoglutarate dehydrogenase complex dihydrolipoyllysine-residue succinyltransferase, protein MATEIRVPTLGESVSEATVGTWFKKVGDAIKADEPILELETDKVTIEVPAPSSGTLSEIVAQAGETVGLGALLGQIAAGAAAPAAAPAKAAEPAVAAPAQATPAAPAAAAAAPVASAPAPASTMPAAPAAAKMLAENNLSADQVEGSGKRGQVLKGDVIAAVAKGLSAPAAAPAAPAAVRGPSTVEDAGREERVKMTRLRQTIAKRLKDAQNTAAMLTTYNEVDMKAVMDLRAKYKDVFEKKHGVKLGFMGFFTKAVTHALKELPAVNAEIDGTDIIYKNYCHIGMAVGTDKGLVVPIIRDADQMSIAEIEKDLGRLAKAARDGTLSMADMQGGTFTITNGGVYGSLMSSPILNAPQSGILGMHKIQERPVVVGGQIVIRPMMYLALSYDHRIVDGKEAVTFLVRVKESLEDPERLVLDL, encoded by the coding sequence ATGGCCACAGAAATCCGCGTTCCAACTCTCGGTGAATCCGTCAGCGAGGCAACCGTCGGCACCTGGTTCAAGAAGGTTGGCGACGCCATCAAGGCCGATGAGCCGATTCTCGAGCTTGAAACCGACAAGGTGACCATCGAAGTCCCGGCACCGAGCTCCGGCACGCTGTCCGAAATCGTTGCCCAGGCCGGCGAAACCGTGGGCCTCGGCGCTCTGCTCGGCCAGATCGCCGCAGGCGCTGCAGCCCCGGCTGCCGCTCCCGCCAAGGCCGCCGAGCCGGCCGTCGCTGCTCCCGCCCAGGCAACGCCTGCTGCTCCGGCGGCTGCCGCTGCGGCACCGGTTGCTTCCGCCCCGGCCCCGGCTTCCACCATGCCGGCGGCGCCGGCTGCCGCCAAGATGCTCGCTGAGAACAATCTCTCGGCCGATCAAGTCGAAGGCAGTGGCAAGCGCGGCCAGGTGCTGAAGGGCGATGTGATCGCTGCCGTCGCCAAGGGTCTTTCCGCCCCGGCTGCTGCGCCTGCCGCTCCCGCTGCAGTTCGTGGCCCCTCGACGGTCGAGGACGCCGGCCGCGAGGAGCGCGTGAAGATGACGCGCCTGCGCCAGACGATTGCCAAGCGCCTCAAGGATGCGCAGAACACCGCAGCCATGCTCACCACGTACAACGAGGTGGACATGAAGGCAGTCATGGATCTGCGCGCCAAGTACAAAGACGTCTTCGAAAAGAAGCATGGCGTGAAGCTCGGCTTCATGGGCTTCTTCACCAAGGCTGTGACGCACGCCCTGAAGGAACTGCCGGCCGTCAACGCCGAGATCGATGGCACCGACATCATCTACAAGAACTACTGCCACATCGGCATGGCTGTCGGCACAGACAAGGGCCTGGTCGTTCCGATCATCCGCGATGCCGACCAGATGTCGATCGCCGAGATCGAGAAAGACCTTGGCCGTCTTGCCAAGGCCGCGCGCGACGGCACGCTCTCGATGGCCGACATGCAGGGCGGCACCTTCACGATCACCAATGGCGGCGTCTATGGCTCGCTGATGTCCTCGCCGATCCTCAATGCGCCGCAGTCGGGCATTCTCGGCATGCACAAGATCCAGGAGCGTCCGGTCGTTGTCGGCGGCCAGATCGTCATCCGTCCGATGATGTATCTGGCACTCTCCTACGATCACCGCATCGTCGACGGTAAGGAGGCCGTGACCTTCCTCGTCCGCGTCAAGGAAAGCCTGGAAGATCCGGAGCGTCTGGTTCTCGATCTCTAA
- the sucC gene encoding ADP-forming succinate--CoA ligase subunit beta: MNIHEYQAKALLKSYGAPVAEGVAIFKADEAEAAAKELPGPLYVVKSQIHAGGRGKGKFKELSPEAKGGVRLAKSIDEVVANAKEMLGNTLVTKQTGPAGKQVNRLYIEDGADIERELYLSILVDRSVGQVAFVVSTEGGMDIETVAHDTPEKIITVAIDPAKGVTAEDSKKLADALNLQGEARKDGDTLFPILYKAFVEKDMSLLEVNPLIVMKNGRLRVLDAKVSFDGNALFRHEDIVALRDKTEEDEKEIEASKYDLAYVALDGNIGCMVNGAGLAMATMDIIKLYGAEPANFLDVGGGASKEKVTAAFKIITADPAVKGILVNIFGGIMRCDVIAEGVIAAVKEVGLQVPLVVRLEGTNVELGKKIIRESGLNVIPADDLDDAAKKIVAAVKGN; the protein is encoded by the coding sequence ATGAACATTCATGAATATCAGGCCAAGGCTCTGCTGAAGAGCTATGGCGCACCGGTCGCTGAAGGTGTGGCCATCTTCAAGGCCGACGAAGCCGAGGCTGCGGCAAAAGAATTGCCGGGTCCGCTCTACGTCGTGAAAAGCCAGATACACGCCGGCGGCCGCGGCAAGGGTAAATTCAAGGAACTCTCGCCGGAAGCCAAAGGTGGCGTTCGCCTTGCGAAGTCGATCGACGAAGTCGTCGCCAATGCCAAGGAAATGCTCGGCAATACGCTGGTCACCAAGCAGACCGGCCCGGCCGGCAAGCAGGTCAACCGCCTCTACATCGAAGACGGTGCCGATATCGAGCGCGAACTCTATCTCTCAATTCTCGTCGACCGTTCCGTCGGCCAGGTTGCCTTCGTCGTTTCGACGGAAGGCGGCATGGACATCGAGACCGTTGCACACGACACGCCCGAGAAGATTATCACCGTCGCTATCGACCCCGCAAAGGGCGTAACGGCTGAAGACAGCAAGAAGCTTGCGGATGCGCTGAATCTCCAAGGCGAAGCTCGCAAGGATGGCGACACGCTGTTCCCGATCCTCTACAAGGCTTTCGTCGAAAAGGACATGAGCCTGCTCGAAGTCAATCCGCTGATCGTCATGAAGAACGGTCGCCTGCGCGTCCTCGACGCCAAGGTATCCTTCGACGGCAATGCGCTCTTCCGTCACGAAGACATCGTCGCTCTGCGCGACAAAACGGAAGAAGACGAGAAGGAAATCGAAGCCTCCAAATATGACCTTGCCTACGTTGCCCTCGACGGCAATATCGGCTGCATGGTCAATGGTGCGGGCCTTGCCATGGCGACCATGGACATCATCAAGCTCTACGGCGCCGAGCCTGCGAACTTCCTCGATGTCGGCGGCGGTGCGTCGAAGGAAAAGGTCACCGCGGCTTTCAAGATCATCACCGCCGATCCGGCCGTGAAGGGCATCCTGGTCAATATCTTCGGCGGCATCATGCGCTGCGACGTCATCGCCGAAGGCGTGATCGCGGCGGTGAAGGAAGTAGGCCTCCAGGTGCCGCTCGTCGTCCGTCTCGAAGGCACCAATGTAGAACTCGGCAAGAAAATCATACGAGAGAGCGGGCTGAACGTGATCCCTGCCGACGATCTTGACGACGCGGCGAAGAAGATCGTCGCTGCTGTGAAAGGGAACTAA
- a CDS encoding SDR family oxidoreductase: MSDVPVLLVTGASRGIGAAVSRLAAKQGWRVAVNYVSNRAAADAVIEAIAADGGEAIAVKGDVGNAAEITLMFETVDRHFGRLDGLVNNAGIIDTAQRVDEMSVERIERMMRVNVTGSILCAAEAVRRMSSKHGGKGGAIVNVSSMAAIIGSPSQYVDYAASKAAIDTFTIGLAREVAADGIRVNAIRPGIIDTDIHASGGLPDRARDMAPSIPMQRPGTAEEVADAVLYLLSPAASYVTGAILNVSGGR, encoded by the coding sequence ATGAGTGATGTGCCTGTTCTGCTCGTGACCGGCGCAAGCCGCGGCATCGGTGCTGCCGTCTCAAGGCTTGCTGCCAAGCAAGGCTGGCGGGTTGCCGTGAATTATGTCTCGAATAGGGCAGCCGCGGATGCCGTCATTGAAGCGATCGCGGCGGACGGCGGCGAGGCGATTGCCGTCAAAGGCGATGTCGGCAACGCCGCTGAAATCACCTTGATGTTCGAAACCGTTGATCGCCATTTCGGGCGGCTTGACGGGCTGGTGAACAATGCCGGTATCATCGATACGGCTCAGCGCGTCGACGAAATGAGCGTCGAGCGCATCGAGCGGATGATGCGCGTCAATGTCACCGGCTCCATTCTCTGCGCGGCGGAGGCCGTTCGCCGCATGTCGAGCAAGCATGGTGGCAAGGGCGGAGCGATCGTCAACGTCTCGTCGATGGCGGCGATCATCGGATCGCCGTCGCAATATGTGGATTACGCCGCTTCGAAGGCGGCGATCGATACCTTCACGATCGGGCTCGCCCGCGAAGTCGCTGCGGATGGCATCCGGGTGAATGCGATCCGCCCGGGAATTATCGACACCGATATTCACGCCTCCGGCGGACTGCCAGACCGTGCGCGCGACATGGCGCCGAGCATTCCGATGCAGCGGCCGGGAACGGCAGAAGAGGTGGCCGATGCCGTCCTCTATCTTCTTTCTCCTGCGGCCTCCTATGTCACCGGTGCAATCCTCAACGTCAGCGGTGGGCGGTAG
- the mdh gene encoding malate dehydrogenase, with amino-acid sequence MARNKIALIGSGMIGGTLAHLAGLKELGDIVLFDIADGIPQGKGLDIAQSSPVEGFDANLTGASDYSAIEGADVCIVTAGVPRKPGMSRDDLLGINLKVMEQVGAGIKKYAPNAFVICITNPLDAMVWALQKFSGLPANKVVGMAGVLDSSRFRLFLAKEFNVSVQDVTAFVLGGHGDTMVPLARYSTVAGIPLTDLITMGWVTKERLEEIIQRTRDGGAEIVGLLKTGSAYYAPAASAIEMAEAYLKDKKRVLPCAAHLSGQYGVKDMYVGVPTVIGAGGVERVIEIDLNKAEKEAFDKSVGAVAGLCEACINIAPALK; translated from the coding sequence ATGGCGCGTAACAAGATCGCACTTATCGGTTCTGGCATGATTGGTGGCACGCTGGCGCATCTCGCCGGCCTGAAAGAGCTCGGCGACATCGTCCTCTTCGACATCGCCGACGGCATTCCACAGGGCAAGGGCCTCGATATCGCCCAGTCGTCCCCGGTCGAAGGCTTCGATGCCAATCTGACGGGTGCCAGCGACTATTCTGCGATCGAAGGCGCAGACGTCTGCATCGTCACCGCCGGCGTTCCGCGCAAGCCGGGCATGAGCCGCGACGACCTTCTCGGCATCAACCTCAAGGTCATGGAGCAGGTCGGCGCCGGCATCAAGAAATATGCCCCGAACGCTTTCGTCATCTGCATCACCAATCCGCTCGACGCCATGGTTTGGGCGCTGCAGAAGTTTTCCGGCCTTCCGGCCAACAAGGTGGTCGGCATGGCGGGCGTTCTCGATAGCTCGCGCTTTCGCCTCTTCCTTGCCAAGGAATTCAACGTTTCCGTTCAGGACGTCACTGCTTTCGTTCTCGGCGGCCACGGCGACACGATGGTGCCGCTTGCTCGCTACTCCACCGTTGCCGGCATTCCGCTCACCGACCTCATCACCATGGGTTGGGTCACCAAGGAACGGCTCGAGGAAATCATCCAGCGCACCCGTGACGGCGGCGCCGAAATCGTCGGCCTCCTGAAGACCGGTTCGGCCTACTACGCTCCGGCAGCCTCGGCAATCGAGATGGCCGAGGCCTACCTCAAGGACAAGAAGCGCGTTTTGCCCTGCGCGGCGCATCTCTCCGGCCAGTACGGCGTCAAGGACATGTATGTCGGCGTTCCGACAGTGATCGGTGCCGGCGGCGTCGAGCGCGTCATCGAGATCGACCTCAACAAGGCCGAGAAGGAAGCCTTCGACAAGTCGGTCGGCGCTGTCGCCGGCCTGTGCGAAGCCTGCATCAACATCGCGCCCGCGCTGAAGTAA